In the Burkholderia cenocepacia genome, one interval contains:
- a CDS encoding response regulator has product MNRTFPIRIVIADDHPAVVIGARYELSATNTVAVVATAHNSTELMDALSTHPCDVLVSDYAMPGTEYGDGLAMFTTLLKRFPGLKIVVMTMMENAVALRALIDIGIACIVSKSDMPNHLTMAIHAAYTNGRYLSPSMDRILRNTGSVGGKAPALSVREVEVIRLFASGLSVNEIAEKLNRSKKTISTQKSSAMQKLGIERDVDLVRYAIACGLVTDYGYAPPVRGDEASA; this is encoded by the coding sequence ATGAACAGAACCTTCCCCATTCGCATCGTGATCGCCGACGACCATCCGGCCGTCGTCATCGGCGCCCGCTACGAACTGTCGGCCACGAACACCGTCGCGGTGGTCGCGACCGCGCACAACTCGACGGAGCTGATGGACGCGCTGTCGACCCATCCGTGCGACGTGCTGGTGTCCGACTACGCGATGCCCGGCACCGAATACGGCGACGGCCTCGCGATGTTCACGACCCTGCTCAAGCGCTTTCCGGGGCTGAAGATCGTCGTGATGACGATGATGGAGAACGCGGTGGCGCTGCGCGCGCTGATCGACATCGGCATCGCGTGCATCGTCAGCAAGTCGGACATGCCCAATCACCTGACGATGGCGATCCACGCGGCCTATACGAACGGACGCTACCTGTCGCCGTCGATGGACCGGATCCTGCGCAACACCGGCAGCGTCGGCGGCAAGGCGCCCGCGCTGTCGGTGCGCGAGGTGGAGGTGATTCGCCTCTTCGCATCGGGGCTGTCGGTCAACGAGATCGCGGAGAAGCTCAATCGCAGCAAGAAGACGATCAGCACGCAGAAAAGCTCGGCGATGCAGAAGCTCGGCATCGAGCGCGACGTCGACCTGGTGCGCTATGCGATCGCCTGCGGGCTCGTGACCGACTACGGCTATGCGCCGCCGGTGCGCGGCGACGAAGCCAGCGCGTAA
- a CDS encoding ESPR-type extended signal peptide-containing protein, with protein MNKTYRSVWNAVTNTWTAAAETAKSHSKGSARAARQAVIAIALGGAAIGGAAAAETCTTEDGSSGTVDAAGVCKAANDGAIGTMGLIGTMAADDTTYVKVNSTNAGATASGANAVAIGQTVVGAGGSSVAVGSATTASGVHSIAIGASAKNNDISDRQIAIGSAAQTAGRYTTAIGYQASATVEDALAFGRASSATNTGAVAIGASATSGGTGSTAIGQSAAVVSGATNAMALGVNARAANSNSTAIGADSSAAGGYSVALGRLATANNSSSISIGSNSTASADYSVALGGATTSGRGALVTGARSVAIGTLTSASATDAVALGYGSVADRANSVSVGAGVANADGRTFTRQIVNVAAGTEDNDAVNVGQMNKALSTKVDDTYVKIDTSNSTDAAQAGTASLAIGTKTSASGTYATAFGNSALASGNNSTALGFQASSAGGAAVAVGNGANASGSHGVALGVNAKASHTDSVALGAGATTDRDNSVSVGSSTLRRQITNVADGTQPTDAVNLGQMTAEFTKTNNAIAATNVTVSSLSTGLSSTNSTVAGLSTGLSSTNSTVAGLSTGLSSTVSTVAGHTKQIGDLDDKLSKLESGTTGLVQQANPGDDITVGANTDGTAVDFSATGGTARTLKGVAAGDVSATSTEAVNGSQLHGVSDSVAKAIGGGATVNPDGSISAPSFTVGDGSGGTKIVNSVGDAVTNLDGRVTTNEGDIKKLADDIGSGTLGLVQQAKPGDDITVGANTDGNAVDFSSKTGARTLKGVAAGDVSATSTEAINGSQLHGVSDSVATAIGGGAAVNPDGSISAPSFTVGDGSGGTKIVNSVGDVVTNLDGRTTTNEGDIKKLADDIGSGTLGLVQQAKPGDDITVGANTDGNAVDFSSKTGARTLKGVAAGDVSATSTEAVNGSQLHGVSDSVASAIGGGATVNPDGSISAPSFTVGDGSGGTKIVNSVGDVVTNLDGRVTTNEGDIKKLADDIGSGTLGLVQQAKPGDDITVGANTDGNAVDFSSKTGARTLKGVAAGDVSATSTEAVNGSQLHGVSDSVASAIGGGSTVNPDGSISAPSFTVGDGSGGTKIVNSVGDVVTNLDGRVTTNEGDIKKLADDIGSGTLGLVQQAKPGDDITVGANTDGNAVDFSSKTGARTLKGVAAGDVSATSTEAVNGSQLHGVSDSVASAIGGGATVNPDGSISAPVFTVGDGSGGTKIVNSVGDVVTNLDGRVTTNEGGLKKLSEQLESGTLGLVQQDAMTGGITVGANTGGSVVNFAGTGGARVLSGVANGVDDDDVVTVSQLRATGLIDYTGKEVGAVTYDSGLNFDTVTFAGTFGTKLQRVAAGEISATSMDAINGSQLFDLQEQFAKQYGELSGQFGDLSNRFDDLSDRLGELETNPGTGGPGTGDGSTVVGEGAVASGENSSALGEKALASGENSSAVGQGAVASGSNGSAIGQGSTASGSNSSAVGQGAVASGNNGSAVGQGAVASGENGTALGQGAVASGKDSTALGQGASATGSGSVAIGQGSVATEANTVSFGDGTAEGNRRLVNIADGINASDAATKGQLDRAMESVDQRFNDTNRAINDVAKNAYAGIAAAMAMPNMTPSQPGKTVVAVGAANFKSGSAIAAGATYRSRSGNWLVNGATSITSVGDVGVRAQVGYEF; from the coding sequence ATGAACAAGACTTATCGCAGCGTCTGGAATGCCGTGACCAACACGTGGACGGCCGCGGCCGAAACGGCGAAGTCGCATTCGAAGGGCTCGGCGCGCGCGGCACGGCAAGCGGTGATCGCGATCGCGCTGGGCGGCGCGGCGATCGGTGGCGCGGCCGCGGCGGAAACGTGCACGACGGAAGACGGATCGAGCGGGACGGTCGATGCGGCGGGGGTGTGCAAGGCGGCCAATGACGGCGCGATCGGGACGATGGGCCTGATCGGCACGATGGCGGCGGACGACACGACGTATGTGAAGGTCAATAGCACCAACGCCGGCGCAACGGCATCGGGCGCCAATGCGGTCGCCATCGGTCAGACCGTGGTCGGTGCCGGTGGTAGTTCGGTTGCCGTGGGCTCGGCCACGACTGCGAGTGGCGTACATTCGATTGCAATCGGCGCGAGCGCCAAGAACAACGACATCAGCGACCGGCAGATTGCGATCGGCAGTGCCGCGCAAACCGCCGGGCGGTACACGACCGCAATCGGATATCAAGCGTCGGCAACGGTCGAAGATGCGCTGGCATTCGGACGCGCGTCTTCCGCAACGAACACCGGCGCGGTGGCGATCGGGGCGAGCGCGACATCGGGCGGTACGGGCTCGACCGCGATCGGTCAGTCGGCGGCTGTCGTCAGCGGGGCAACTAATGCCATGGCGCTTGGTGTGAACGCTCGAGCGGCAAATTCGAACTCGACCGCCATCGGTGCCGACTCTTCTGCCGCAGGGGGCTATTCTGTCGCGCTCGGCCGACTGGCCACCGCGAACAACTCGAGTTCGATCTCGATCGGCAGCAATTCCACGGCGAGCGCCGACTACAGCGTTGCGCTCGGCGGCGCGACCACCAGCGGCCGGGGGGCACTCGTCACCGGCGCGCGCTCCGTTGCAATTGGCACACTCACCAGCGCCTCGGCGACGGACGCCGTCGCGCTGGGCTATGGCTCAGTGGCCGATCGCGCCAATTCCGTATCGGTTGGCGCCGGTGTAGCGAACGCCGACGGCCGCACGTTCACGCGCCAGATCGTCAACGTCGCCGCGGGCACGGAAGACAACGACGCCGTGAACGTCGGCCAGATGAATAAGGCGTTGTCGACGAAGGTCGACGATACGTACGTCAAGATCGACACGAGCAACAGCACGGACGCCGCGCAAGCCGGCACGGCCTCGCTCGCCATCGGCACGAAAACCAGCGCCTCGGGAACATACGCAACGGCCTTCGGCAACAGCGCACTGGCCAGTGGCAACAACAGCACGGCACTCGGCTTCCAGGCCAGCAGCGCAGGCGGCGCCGCCGTCGCGGTCGGCAATGGTGCGAACGCTAGCGGCTCGCATGGCGTTGCACTGGGTGTCAACGCAAAGGCGTCCCATACCGATTCGGTGGCGCTCGGCGCCGGCGCGACCACGGACCGCGACAACAGCGTATCGGTCGGCTCGTCGACGCTGCGTCGGCAGATCACCAACGTGGCTGACGGCACGCAGCCCACGGACGCCGTGAACCTCGGCCAGATGACGGCCGAGTTCACGAAGACGAACAACGCGATCGCCGCGACCAACGTCACGGTCTCGAGCCTGAGCACCGGCTTGTCGTCGACCAACAGCACCGTTGCGGGACTGAGCACCGGACTCTCGTCGACCAACAGCACCGTCGCGGGCCTGAGCACCGGCCTGTCGTCGACGGTCAGCACGGTCGCCGGCCATACCAAGCAGATCGGCGACCTCGACGACAAGTTGAGCAAGCTCGAAAGCGGGACCACCGGCCTCGTGCAGCAGGCCAACCCGGGCGATGACATCACCGTCGGCGCGAATACCGACGGCACCGCCGTAGACTTCAGCGCGACCGGCGGCACTGCACGCACGCTCAAGGGCGTCGCGGCAGGCGACGTGTCGGCAACGAGCACCGAAGCCGTCAACGGCTCGCAACTGCACGGCGTGTCCGACAGCGTCGCGAAGGCGATCGGCGGCGGCGCGACGGTGAACCCGGACGGCTCGATCTCCGCACCGTCCTTCACCGTCGGCGACGGCAGCGGCGGCACGAAGATCGTCAACTCGGTCGGCGACGCCGTCACCAATCTCGACGGCCGCGTCACAACCAACGAAGGCGACATCAAGAAGCTTGCCGACGACATCGGCAGCGGCACGCTCGGTCTCGTCCAGCAGGCGAAGCCCGGCGACGACATCACCGTCGGCGCGAACACCGACGGCAACGCCGTGGACTTCAGCAGCAAGACCGGCGCACGCACGCTCAAGGGTGTCGCGGCAGGCGACGTGTCGGCCACCAGCACCGAAGCCATCAACGGCTCGCAACTGCATGGCGTGTCCGACAGCGTCGCCACGGCGATCGGCGGCGGCGCGGCGGTGAACCCGGACGGCTCGATCTCCGCACCGTCCTTCACCGTCGGCGACGGCAGCGGCGGCACGAAGATCGTCAATTCGGTCGGCGACGTCGTCACCAACCTCGACGGCCGCACGACGACCAACGAAGGCGACATCAAGAAGCTGGCCGACGACATCGGCAGCGGCACGCTCGGCCTCGTCCAGCAGGCGAAACCCGGCGACGACATCACGGTCGGCGCGAACACCGACGGCAACGCCGTGGACTTCAGCAGCAAGACCGGCGCGCGCACGCTCAAGGGTGTCGCGGCAGGCGACGTGTCGGCCACCAGCACCGAAGCCGTCAACGGTTCGCAGCTGCATGGCGTGTCCGACAGCGTCGCCTCGGCGATCGGCGGCGGCGCGACGGTGAACCCGGACGGCTCGATCTCCGCCCCGTCCTTCACCGTCGGCGACGGCAGCGGCGGCACGAAGATCGTCAACTCGGTCGGCGACGTCGTCACCAACCTCGACGGCCGTGTCACGACCAACGAAGGCGACATCAAGAAGCTGGCCGACGATATCGGCAGCGGCACGCTCGGTCTCGTCCAGCAGGCGAAGCCCGGCGACGACATCACGGTCGGCGCGAACACCGACGGCAACGCCGTGGACTTCAGCAGCAAGACCGGCGCACGCACGCTCAAGGGCGTCGCGGCCGGCGACGTGTCGGCGACGAGCACCGAAGCCGTCAACGGTTCGCAGCTGCATGGCGTGTCCGACAGCGTCGCGTCGGCGATCGGCGGCGGCTCGACGGTGAACCCGGACGGCTCGATCTCCGCACCGTCCTTCACCGTCGGCGACGGCAGCGGCGGCACGAAGATCGTCAACTCCGTCGGCGACGTCGTCACCAACCTCGACGGCCGCGTCACGACCAACGAAGGCGACATCAAGAAGCTGGCCGACGATATCGGCAGCGGCACGCTCGGTCTCGTCCAGCAGGCGAAACCCGGCGACGACATCACGGTCGGCGCGAACACCGACGGCAACGCCGTGGACTTCAGCAGCAAGACCGGTGCACGCACGCTCAAGGGTGTCGCGGCCGGCGACGTGTCGGCGACGAGCACCGAAGCCGTCAACGGTTCGCAGCTGCATGGCGTGTCCGACAGCGTCGCTTCGGCGATCGGCGGCGGCGCGACGGTGAACCCGGACGGCTCGATCTCTGCGCCTGTCTTCACCGTCGGTGACGGCAGCGGCGGCACGAAGATCGTCAACTCGGTCGGCGACGTCGTCACCAACCTCGACGGCCGTGTCACGACCAACGAAGGCGGCCTCAAGAAGCTCTCCGAGCAGCTTGAAAGCGGCACGCTCGGCCTCGTCCAGCAGGACGCGATGACGGGCGGCATCACGGTCGGCGCGAATACGGGCGGCTCGGTGGTGAACTTCGCGGGCACCGGCGGCGCGCGCGTGCTGTCCGGCGTCGCGAACGGCGTGGACGACGACGACGTCGTGACGGTGTCGCAGCTCCGCGCCACCGGCCTGATCGACTACACGGGCAAGGAAGTCGGCGCGGTCACGTACGACTCTGGCCTGAACTTCGACACGGTGACGTTCGCCGGCACGTTCGGCACGAAGCTGCAGCGCGTCGCCGCGGGCGAAATCAGCGCGACGAGCATGGACGCAATCAACGGCAGCCAGCTGTTCGACCTGCAGGAGCAGTTCGCGAAGCAGTACGGCGAGCTGAGCGGCCAGTTCGGCGACCTGTCGAACCGCTTCGACGATCTGTCCGACCGTCTCGGCGAACTCGAGACGAATCCCGGCACGGGCGGCCCGGGCACGGGCGACGGCTCGACGGTGGTCGGCGAGGGCGCGGTGGCTTCGGGCGAGAACAGCTCGGCACTCGGCGAGAAGGCGCTCGCGTCGGGCGAGAACAGTTCCGCCGTTGGCCAGGGTGCGGTCGCATCGGGCAGCAACGGGTCGGCCATCGGCCAGGGCTCGACGGCATCGGGCAGCAACAGCTCGGCCGTCGGCCAGGGTGCGGTCGCGTCGGGCAACAACGGTTCGGCCGTCGGCCAGGGCGCGGTCGCGTCCGGCGAAAACGGCACGGCGCTGGGCCAGGGCGCGGTTGCATCCGGCAAGGACAGCACGGCGCTGGGCCAGGGCGCGTCGGCCACCGGCAGCGGCTCGGTCGCGATCGGTCAGGGTTCGGTCGCGACGGAAGCCAATACCGTGTCGTTCGGTGACGGCACGGCAGAAGGCAACCGCCGGCTCGTCAACATCGCGGACGGCATCAACGCGTCCGACGCGGCGACGAAGGGCCAGCTCGACCGCGCGATGGAATCGGTCGACCAGCGCTTCAACGACACGAACCGCGCGATCAACGACGTCGCGAAGAACGCGTACGCCGGTATCGCGGCGGCGATGGCGATGCCGAACATGACGCCGTCGCAGCCGGGCAAGACCGTCGTCGCGGTCGGCGCCGCGAACTTCAAGAGCGGCTCGGCGATCGCCGCCGGCGCCACCTACCGGTCGCGCAGCGGCAACTGGCTCGTGAACGGCGCGACGTCGATCACGTCGGTCGGCGACGTGGGCGTGCGTGCCCAGGTCGGCTATGAGTTCTGA
- a CDS encoding OmpA family protein, producing MTMKTLLLRAASIGAIAMALGACTTQSGVTYDIRAVSIPGKPDTVFRVSCDGLLGSANACARAAEEFCQGKGFTPLEMIDRVYSRAPMKDPREITFMCGKPQPVVQAAPPAPQPQPAPQPVQQRQVLLQGDANFAFDSAALTPEARSQLDRFVQINSGVEFRRVAITGFTDSTGSDTHNLALSASRARNVMNYLRGNGLKAQSFVSEGLGAADPVASNATAEGRAQNRRVEIRIDAK from the coding sequence ATGACCATGAAAACCTTGTTGTTGCGCGCCGCATCGATCGGCGCGATCGCGATGGCGCTCGGTGCGTGTACGACGCAATCGGGCGTCACCTACGACATCCGTGCGGTGTCGATTCCCGGCAAGCCGGACACCGTATTCCGCGTGAGCTGCGACGGGCTGCTCGGCAGTGCGAACGCCTGCGCCCGCGCGGCGGAGGAATTCTGCCAGGGCAAGGGCTTCACGCCGCTCGAGATGATCGACCGCGTGTACAGCCGCGCGCCGATGAAGGACCCGCGCGAGATCACGTTCATGTGCGGCAAGCCGCAGCCGGTCGTGCAGGCCGCGCCGCCGGCGCCGCAGCCGCAACCGGCGCCGCAGCCGGTCCAGCAGCGCCAGGTGCTGCTGCAGGGCGACGCGAACTTCGCGTTCGACAGCGCGGCGTTGACGCCGGAAGCGCGCAGCCAGCTCGACCGCTTCGTGCAGATCAACAGCGGCGTCGAATTCCGCCGCGTGGCGATCACCGGCTTCACCGATTCGACGGGCAGCGACACGCACAATCTCGCGCTGTCGGCTTCGCGGGCCCGCAACGTGATGAACTACCTGCGCGGCAACGGCCTGAAGGCGCAGTCGTTCGTCTCCGAAGGCCTCGGCGCCGCCGATCCGGTCGCGTCCAACGCGACCGCGGAAGGCCGTGCGCAGAATCGCCGCGTCGAGATCCGGATCGATGCGAAGTAA
- a CDS encoding response regulator transcription factor, translating to MGSYLIRVVLADDHPAMLVGVEHGLSSVPTIQLTGKAVNSTELIRLVEAGVCDVVVSDYAMPGSAHGDGITLFSYLQRNHPAVKLVVLTMLDNPAVIGALTRLGIECIVSKSDTIDHLIPAIHAAATGGTYYSPSVEKVVRTLTSHSSARAADQKRDLSDRELEVVRLYASGLTVNEIADKLSRSKKTISTQKARAMEKLGIDKDIDLLRYAIEHGIVAASASEGRGGDAKEEGGVDPA from the coding sequence ATGGGAAGCTATCTGATACGCGTGGTACTGGCCGACGACCACCCGGCGATGCTGGTCGGTGTCGAGCACGGCCTGTCGTCGGTGCCGACGATCCAGTTGACCGGCAAGGCCGTCAATTCGACCGAGTTGATCCGGCTCGTCGAGGCCGGCGTGTGCGACGTCGTGGTGTCCGACTATGCGATGCCGGGCAGCGCGCACGGCGACGGCATCACGCTGTTCTCCTATCTCCAGCGCAATCACCCGGCCGTGAAGCTGGTCGTGCTGACCATGCTCGACAACCCGGCCGTGATCGGCGCGCTGACCCGGCTCGGCATCGAGTGCATCGTCAGCAAGTCCGACACGATCGATCACCTGATTCCCGCGATTCATGCGGCCGCGACGGGCGGCACCTATTACTCGCCGTCGGTGGAGAAGGTCGTGCGGACGCTCACGTCGCATTCGAGCGCGCGGGCCGCCGACCAGAAGCGCGATCTGAGCGACCGCGAGCTCGAAGTCGTGCGGCTCTATGCGTCGGGCCTCACGGTCAACGAGATCGCGGACAAACTCAGCCGCAGCAAGAAGACGATCAGCACGCAGAAGGCGCGCGCGATGGAAAAGCTCGGGATCGACAAGGACATCGATTTGTTGCGTTACGCGATCGAGCACGGGATCGTCGCCGCATCGGCCAGCGAAGGGCGGGGCGGCGACGCGAAAGAGGAAGGCGGCGTCGATCCGGCCTGA
- a CDS encoding ATP-binding protein, whose amino-acid sequence MGAPWPTAPLPMDHRAAPDPARSAAAPASAAPTRVGRRQRALLYAGGAAVTVAILLASGLMLYTMAREAIQARYTTFAVRQFLVQIEFKMRTTGMDTLVTHDEAVWNSRATDPARVAALAAGRGRLIIQGSPAFPPTLVLADLSPAHPADSYAHDLAMASDMSYRVGAYVAKHDADRAIAGYAYRPDRSFAVVIPEPVPPDPLTASPATDAATLVAKVAAGVGTPPPGQYEWHPPVYDPVQRRDVFRIAGAVYDAQTPRAVFLSTLPVDVLRTRLSTGDTTDAAIVVDAHGRTLLRAGTAADDDATRAAVERLGAHTREAVRRGGPRTAFGDGLFSLSQPIAETDWTLVQAFTLRSLLATIGLRAGWYIAVMLAVIALVWWLLVRFDRRVLKPDDARTRRVIDSENLNRTIVEAAPSGIALLSLADGAVLLQNDTMRDYDARRAGEPSLPARLLERFDRSPTAAAWQPDLHVTLPTAAGEAVDLLVNLVRTRFRDRDVVLCNFSDITSQKNIERRLDEAARAADAANDAKSAFLATMSHEIRTPLNAILGNLELIGREPLAESQLERLHTVEGASSVLLDLINDILDLSKIEAGQMTIEAIPFDLAETIRQTGAMFEPLAAAKGLQFDVFVDDALASRYVGDPTRIRQIAANLVGNAIKFTNHGEITLEVYLRDDTDPESPVAIGVSDTGIGMTDAQRAALFRPFTQADTSITRRYGGTGLGLALTKQLTQMMHGTVDVKSEPGKGSTFVVTLPLRAATDAQIAEHDAAQAGDAALPSVAARVLVVDDHPVNRTLLQGQLVTLGYAADAADEGAAALRRCADTRYDLVMTDLNMPGMDGYTLAHVLRAQYPGLPIVAVTAHASAAEHARCAEAGIVAVLVKPVLLDTIDRTVRRYAQTAAAQAPARHTLVDLAQGPLPPDVHALLEASRAQSVAAMHDAASRNDIAALRHELHSLRGAFATIHEHAVADAIGELQAIVHGGDLTSFDARLAEADALAREALQRRATQAPAT is encoded by the coding sequence ATGGGGGCACCCTGGCCGACCGCCCCGCTCCCGATGGACCACCGCGCCGCACCCGATCCCGCCCGCTCCGCCGCCGCGCCCGCGTCCGCCGCGCCGACCCGCGTCGGCCGCCGCCAGCGCGCGCTGCTGTATGCCGGCGGCGCGGCCGTGACGGTCGCGATCCTGCTCGCGAGCGGCCTGATGCTGTATACGATGGCGCGCGAGGCGATCCAGGCGCGCTATACGACCTTCGCGGTGCGCCAGTTCCTGGTCCAGATCGAATTCAAGATGCGCACGACGGGCATGGACACGCTCGTCACGCACGACGAAGCCGTGTGGAATTCGCGCGCGACCGATCCGGCGCGCGTCGCCGCGCTCGCGGCCGGCCGCGGCCGGCTGATCATCCAGGGCAGCCCGGCCTTCCCGCCGACGCTCGTGCTGGCCGACCTGTCGCCCGCGCACCCGGCCGACAGCTACGCGCACGATCTGGCGATGGCGAGCGACATGAGCTATCGCGTCGGCGCGTACGTCGCGAAGCACGACGCCGATCGCGCGATCGCCGGCTACGCCTATCGCCCCGACCGCAGCTTCGCGGTCGTGATTCCCGAACCGGTGCCGCCCGATCCGCTCACCGCGTCGCCCGCCACCGATGCGGCCACGCTCGTCGCCAAGGTCGCCGCTGGCGTCGGCACGCCGCCGCCCGGGCAATACGAATGGCATCCGCCCGTCTACGACCCCGTGCAGCGGCGCGACGTGTTCCGCATCGCCGGCGCCGTGTACGACGCGCAAACGCCGCGCGCCGTGTTCCTGTCGACGCTGCCGGTCGACGTGTTGCGCACGCGGCTGTCGACGGGCGACACGACCGACGCCGCGATCGTCGTCGACGCGCACGGCCGCACGCTGCTGCGCGCCGGCACCGCGGCCGACGACGATGCCACGCGCGCGGCCGTCGAGCGGCTCGGCGCGCATACGCGCGAAGCCGTCCGGCGCGGCGGGCCGCGCACCGCGTTCGGCGACGGGCTGTTCTCGCTGAGCCAGCCGATCGCCGAAACCGACTGGACGCTCGTGCAGGCGTTCACGCTGCGCTCGCTGCTCGCGACGATCGGTCTGCGCGCCGGCTGGTACATCGCGGTCATGCTGGCCGTGATCGCGCTCGTCTGGTGGCTGCTCGTGCGCTTCGACCGCCGCGTGCTGAAACCCGACGACGCGCGCACGCGGCGCGTGATCGACAGCGAGAACCTGAACCGGACGATCGTCGAAGCCGCGCCGTCCGGCATCGCGCTGCTGTCGCTGGCCGACGGCGCGGTGCTGCTGCAGAACGACACGATGCGCGACTACGATGCGCGCCGCGCGGGCGAACCATCGTTGCCGGCGCGGCTGCTCGAACGCTTCGACCGCTCGCCCACCGCCGCCGCGTGGCAACCCGATCTGCACGTGACGCTGCCCACCGCCGCCGGCGAGGCGGTCGACCTGCTCGTCAACCTCGTGCGCACGCGCTTTCGCGACAGGGACGTCGTGCTGTGCAACTTCTCCGACATCACGTCGCAGAAGAACATCGAGCGCCGGCTCGACGAAGCGGCGCGCGCCGCCGACGCCGCGAACGACGCGAAGTCCGCGTTCCTCGCGACGATGAGCCACGAGATCCGCACGCCGCTCAATGCGATCCTCGGCAACCTCGAACTGATCGGCCGCGAACCGCTCGCCGAGTCGCAGCTCGAGCGGCTGCATACGGTCGAGGGCGCGTCGTCGGTGCTGCTCGATCTGATCAACGACATTCTCGACCTGTCGAAGATCGAGGCCGGCCAGATGACGATCGAGGCGATCCCGTTCGATCTCGCGGAGACGATCCGGCAAACCGGCGCGATGTTCGAGCCGCTCGCGGCCGCGAAAGGGTTGCAGTTCGACGTGTTCGTCGACGACGCGCTCGCGTCGCGCTACGTCGGCGATCCGACGCGCATCCGGCAGATCGCCGCGAACCTCGTCGGCAACGCGATCAAGTTCACGAACCACGGGGAAATCACGCTCGAGGTCTACCTGCGCGACGATACGGATCCCGAATCGCCGGTCGCGATCGGCGTCAGCGACACGGGCATCGGCATGACCGACGCGCAGCGCGCGGCGCTGTTCCGCCCGTTCACGCAGGCCGACACGTCGATCACGCGCCGCTACGGCGGCACGGGCCTCGGGCTCGCGCTGACGAAGCAGCTCACGCAGATGATGCACGGCACGGTCGACGTGAAGAGCGAACCCGGCAAGGGCAGCACGTTCGTCGTCACGCTGCCGCTGCGCGCGGCCACCGATGCGCAGATCGCCGAGCACGATGCCGCGCAGGCCGGCGATGCGGCGCTGCCGAGCGTCGCCGCGCGCGTGCTGGTGGTCGACGATCACCCCGTGAACCGCACGCTGCTGCAAGGGCAACTCGTCACGCTCGGCTACGCGGCCGATGCGGCCGACGAAGGCGCGGCGGCGTTGCGGCGCTGCGCGGACACGCGCTACGACCTCGTGATGACCGATCTGAACATGCCGGGGATGGACGGCTATACGCTCGCGCACGTGCTGCGTGCGCAGTATCCGGGGCTGCCGATCGTCGCCGTCACCGCGCATGCGAGCGCGGCCGAGCATGCGCGCTGTGCGGAAGCGGGGATCGTCGCGGTGCTGGTCAAGCCGGTGCTGCTCGATACGATCGACCGCACCGTGCGGCGTTACGCGCAGACGGCCGCTGCGCAGGCGCCAGCCCGGCACACGCTCGTCGATCTCGCGCAAGGTCCGCTGCCGCCGGACGTGCATGCGCTGCTCGAAGCGAGTCGCGCGCAATCGGTCGCGGCGATGCACGACGCGGCATCGCGCAACGATATCGCCGCGCTGCGTCACGAACTGCATTCGCTGCGCGGCGCGTTCGCGACGATTCACGAACATGCGGTGGCCGACGCGATCGGCGAACTGCAGGCCATCGTGCACGGCGGCGACCTGACGTCGTTCGATGCGCGGCTCGCCGAAGCGGACGCGCTCGCGCGCGAAGCGCTGCAGCGGCGCGCGACGCAGGCGCCGGCTACCTGA